From Aspergillus chevalieri M1 DNA, chromosome 4, nearly complete sequence, a single genomic window includes:
- a CDS encoding ATP-binding protein (COG:S;~EggNog:ENOG410PPVP;~InterPro:IPR027417) produces MAAAITSWVLNPIQSLTLTMSRPRTRKLWCTLSNDLQQSFHMECVADQDDIDTLRKKIWEEIKEESKNTAARNLKLYCPVVQLNYEEEFDVKNGEFLHPRRMITSNPLFPESKDPNVDIVVVVVVSGDTTTRKRKRSESQANIPRTLPIAEHQLICPRERTVSKLAAILDDMNIVHVRGTPASGKTRLSELLRDYYRKEGRKVSLIKRWEGLNFKNPWGSLVKLVEKWNDEAQDAPTTTSQSEQDLSWVLTSNTVIIVDEAQMTYNDDTLWNTILKERQNPNVYYKFQLCLFCSYGSPAAGPDQTFFTPVKLSNRQRISLTPQSQQNSPPIGLFYDKEEFKDVISRMLTFQYEERFNFDEGALEYIFALSNGHPGAVTSIVDVLYEAYRQDIKHGHIRTLTEDHVIWFLEDAATVFDKLSTRPIYRSFPDIPRATNGISNTLCKITEEGSIPFDINDASINFCYQKGWIHRVALDGDDIAVLPSRLHEK; encoded by the exons atggccgccgccatcaccagctgggtgctcaacccaatccaatctttgactttgacaatgtctcgaccgcGTACTCGCAAGTTATGGTGCACTTTATCCAATGATCTTCAGCAGTCATTCCATATGGAGTGTGTTGCAGACCAAGATGATATCGACACTCTCAGGAAGAAAATCTGGGAAGAGATAAAAGAAGAATCCAAGAATACAGCAGCCCGCAACCTCAAGCTCTACTGCCCTGTTGTGCAACTCAAttatgaagaggagtttgatgtgaaaaatggtgaattcctacatccacgccgaatgatcacgtccaacccactcttccccgaaagcaaggatccaaatgtggatattgttgttgttgttgttgtgagcggagATACCACTAcacggaaacggaagcgctctGAATCACAAG CGAATATACCTCGGACACTGCCCATCGCAGAGCATCAGTTGATATGCCCTCGAGAGCGTACAGTGTCAAAACTTgcagccattttggatgacatgaacatagtccatgtgcgtggaactccagccagtgggaaaacacGTCTCTCTGAACTCTTGAGAGACTACTATCGCAAAGAGGGAAGGAAGGTTTCCTTGATCAAAAGATGGGAAGGACTCAATTTTAAGAATCCTTGGGGCAGTCTTGTCAAGCTTGTTGAGAAATGGAATGATGAAGCACAAGACGCTCCCACCACAACTTCACAATCAGAACaggatctctcttgggttttgacatcaaacactgtcattattgtggatgaggcacagatGACCTACAATGATGATacgctctggaacacaatcctCAAAGAGAGACAAAATCCTAATGTTTATTATAAATTTCAACTATgccttttctgctcttacggcagtccagcagcaggcccagatcaaacattcttcactccagtcaAGCTTTCTAACCGACAACGCATCTCATTGACACCACAAAGCCAGCAAAactcaccacctattggcttattttatgacaaagaagagttcaaggatgtcATTTCACGAATGCTTACATTCCAATATGAAGAGAGGttcaattttgatgaaggtgccctggagtatatatttgcactatcaaatggccatccaggagcggtGACTTCAATAGTTGATGTACTTTACGAG GCCTATCGCCAAGACATCAAGCATGGACATATTaggaccttgacagaagatcatgtcatctggttcctggaaGACGCTGCCACAGTCTTTGACAAACTAAGCACCCGGCCAATTTATCGCTCCTTTCCAGATATACCAAGAGCTACAAATGGAATCTCCAACACGTTGTGCAAAATCacagaagaaggaagtattccatttgatatcaatgatgcaagCATCAATTTCTGTTATCAGaaaggttggattcacagggtagctctggatggtgatgatattgcagttctgccatcacgcttacatgaaaagtaa
- a CDS encoding uncharacterized protein (antiSMASH:Cluster_4.2) has protein sequence MAHPRHYPRVNRGCVAHPPPAAERSPEINHNHNRNYHIHNAHQNPKPKPKPKANPIDPHHQYHQHQHQHQHSMTPPPSPPPETADPPVQHHVHYHTYPIPHNLRLPTPIPTEIAEKVQDTDKEINHHRHSHHHDHQYHHHHHHASRAATTPMPTPKAHLCRHGHRHVHGQFAGHCKHHQRHPRTHMHTHTHTHVHNHGPAPAHAHGQEGRYAYGPPLPVFVMGFPTGRF, from the exons ATGGCGCACCCACGTCATTACCCTCGTGTCAATCGGGGATGTGTCGC ACACCCTCCTCCTGCCGCCGAACGCTCCCCAGAaatcaaccacaaccacaatcGCAATTACCACATCCACAATGCGCACCAAAACCCGAAGCCCAAGCCTAAGCCGAAGGCCAACCCAATCGACCCTCACCACCAGTAccatcaacaccagcaccaacaccaacattCAATGACACCACCACCCTCCCCACCACCAGAAACAGCAGACCCTCCCGTCCAACACCACGTCCATTACCACACCTACCCTATTCCTCACAACTTGAGACTCCCAACTCCAATCCCCACCGAAATCGCAGAGAAAGTCCAAGATACCGATAAAGAAATAAACCATCATCGACACTCCCACCACCATGACCACCagtatcatcatcatcaccaccatgCTTCACGGGCTGCTACTACGCCCATGCCTACCCCCAAGGCACACTTATGTCGCCATGGTCACCGCCATGTCCACGGGCAGTTCGCGGGCCACTGTAAGCACCACCAGAGACATCCGAGGACCCATATGCATACGCATACACATACCCATGTGCATAACCATggtcctgctcctgctcatGCTCATGGACAGGAAGGACGGTATGCATATGGACCTCCGTTGCCAGTGTTTGTGATGGGGTTTCCTACAGGGCGGTTTTAA
- a CDS encoding uncharacterized protein (COG:S;~EggNog:ENOG410PPVP) produces the protein MSITLPARFDSLPKLCKEILREFSIRILRHSAEGKKISSASQPRPVEAQYQDEFYRGFTHVAGQGVPISSEWSRTKDGRVDFYIPEKKWAIELLRNHYKVDEHISRFKEGGKYHPWLKENIIKDWIIIDCATSLPTKEFSEPRLWHAVFINDYSELQLYNYQKVLMMSVHLRN, from the exons atgtcaataaccctgcctgccagatttgactcactaccaaaattatgcaaagagATTCTCCGTGAATTCTCCATCAGGATCCTGAGGcattcagctgagggcaaaaaaattTCAAgtgcatcacaacccagacctgtggaagcTCAGTACCAGGATGAATTCTACAGGGGATTCACCCATGTAGCAGGGCAAGGTGTGCCgatatccagtgaatggtcaaggaccaaggacggtcgagtggatttctatatcccaGAAAAAAAATGGGCGATTGAATTATTGAGAAATCATTATAaagttgatgaacatatctctcgattcaaggagggtggcaaatatcatccctggctgaaggagaatattatcaaggattggatcataatcgactgtgcgacttctttaccaaccaaag AGTTCTCTGAGCCTAGGCTATGGCATGCtgtattcatcaatgattattctgaattgcagctGTATAACTATCAGAAAGTTCTtatgatgtctgtgcatctaagGAATTGA
- the MGT1_2 gene encoding MGMT family protein (COG:L;~EggNog:ENOG410PREP;~InterPro:IPR014048,IPR001497,IPR036388,IPR036217;~PFAM:PF01035;~antiSMASH:Cluster_4.2;~go_function: GO:0003824 - catalytic activity [Evidence IEA];~go_function: GO:0003908 - methylated-DNA-[protein]-cysteine S-methyltransferase activity [Evidence IEA];~go_process: GO:0006281 - DNA repair [Evidence IEA]) — protein sequence MSTTITTATLPSSLSTSTSKPACPSSSPNTTFTTPNPNTSLTKTLHRISLHPTLTPYRRRLYRTLLSIPPGRWTTYSALSAYLGSSPRAVGNALRTNPFAPGVPCHRVLGSGGCLGGYKGFWAGRSGGATGANGKREGKGEEKRELLEEEGVVFDGEGKARGVCFRGFVEVGGKGK from the coding sequence ATGTCTACCACCATAACTACAGCCACCCTCCCCTCCTCTCTCAGCACATCCACCTCCAAACCCGCGTGCCCATCTTCATCCCCAAACACCACCTTCACCACTCCAAATCCCAATACATCCCTCACAAAAACCCTCCACCGCATCTCCCTCCATCCAACCCTAACCCCCTACCGTCGCCGCCTCTACCGCACCCTCCTCTCCATTCCTCCCGGCCGCTGGACGACCTACTCCGCCCTATCAGCTTATCTGGGCTCATCCCCGCGCGCTGTTGGCAACGCGCTGCGCACGAATCCTTTTGCGCCGGGCGTGCCGTGTCATCGGGTCTTGGGGAGTGGGGGGTGTTTGGGGGGGTATAAGGGATTTTGGGCTGGGCGGTCTGGGGGTGCCACGGGTGCAAATGGAAAGCGGGAAGGGAAaggggaggagaagagggagttactggaggaggaaggcgTTGTTTTTGACGGGGAGGGGAAGGCGAGGGGGGTTTGTTTTCGGGGGTTTGTGGAGGTTGGGGGGAAGGGTAAATAA
- a CDS encoding uncharacterized protein (COG:S;~EggNog:ENOG410Q1H7;~antiSMASH:Cluster_4.2) has product MSGSDQVTRRLRLYNRILQFGSPVEPRCEFCFLRGHTCIMDSKYQKCAECTRRGRKCERQFHDEKEWNRLEKSRKELRDKIRKVRESIATSYATLNRLERQEEYLNERGSRMLVHDSNMLERLDEENPPSAEDLQELERSANEEAARIAAVSKDLSLSQVMDSPSFWENFDSAVAGGIPSPTGGNQSSSR; this is encoded by the coding sequence ATGTCAGGCTCTGATCAGGTGACTCGCCGTCTTCGTTTGTATAACCGTATCCTTCAATTCGGTTCTCCAGTTGAGCCTCGTTGTGAATTCTGTTTCCTCCGTGGGCACACGTGTATCATGGATTCAAAATATCAAAAATGTGCTGAGTGCACTCGTCGTGGTCGCAAGTGTGAGCGTCAATTTCATGATGAAAAGGAGTGGAATCGTTTAGAGAAGTCCCGCAAGGAGTTGCGAGATAAAATCCGAAAGGTTCGTGAGTCGATTGCTACTTCATATGCCACCTTGAATCGTCTTGAACGTCAAGAAGAGTATTTGAATGAGCGTGGTAGTCGGATGCTGGTTCATGATTCGAATATGCTGGAAAGATTGGACGAAGAGAATCCTCCAAGCGCTGAGGATCTTCAAGAGCTTGAGCGTTCAGCCAATGAAGAGGCTGCTCGAATTGCGGCAGTGTCGAAGGATCTTAGTTTGTCTCAGGTAATggattctccttccttctgggagaatttcgactctgctgtcgctggtggtattccttcaccaactggtggcaaccagtcaagttcgcgatag
- a CDS encoding uncharacterized protein (TransMembrane:2 (i12-29o71-93i);~antiSMASH:Cluster_4.2), which yields MYLHRELSRQNVPYYFLGGFACINVAMTARTTADIDIAVPNGQNGYGVLLDILQRAPFVQDTEGFISRDSYYFLLNSQAALSKLAAFWCAGLLKLKISSWANKSRRSGLKRDGDIIDINSIQNLLIQNGEKMPLKGLEGDAANGLWDWIQEFKDLKMWQLLDSSYKGH from the exons ATGTATCTTCACCGGGAGTTGAGTCGGCAAAATGTACCCTACTACTTTCTTGGAGGATTTGCGTGTATCAATGTCGCTATGACTGCACGTACGACAGCCGACATTGATATTGCCGTCCCTAACGGCCAGAACGGTTACGGCGTACTTCTCGACATCTTGCAGCGCGCACCTTTTGTTCAGGATACTGAGGGTTTTATATCCCGGGATTCGTACTATTTTTTGTTGAATAGTCAGGCCGCTTTGTCAAAGTTGGCGGCGTTCTGGTGTG CGGGTCTGCTAAAGTTGAAGATTAGCAGCTGGGCGAACAAGTCACGCCGTAGTGGTTTGAAAAGGGATGGTGATATCATTGACATCAATTCTATTCAAAACTTATTGATCCAGAATGGGGAGAAGATGCCTTTGAAGGGCTTGGAGGGCGATGCCGCCAATGGTCTGTGGGATTGGATACAAGAATTCAAAGATCTCAAGATGTGGCAACTCCTGGACTCGTCCTACAAGGGTCACTAA
- the PGM3 gene encoding phosphoribomutase PRM15 (COG:G;~EggNog:ENOG410PGSN;~InterPro:IPR036900,IPR016055,IPR005846,IPR005845, IPR005844,IPR005843,IPR005841,IPR016066;~PFAM:PF02879,PF02878,PF02880;~antiSMASH:Cluster_4.2;~go_function: GO:0000287 - magnesium ion binding [Evidence IEA];~go_function: GO:0016868 - intramolecular transferase activity, phosphotransferases [Evidence IEA];~go_process: GO:0005975 - carbohydrate metabolic process [Evidence IEA];~go_process: GO:0071704 - organic substance metabolic process [Evidence IEA]) codes for MLAHVRENAYSASPRHTYSPAKQCYLQAISIKDLIMATSTEDSLSTLIQTWLEWDQDPSTRTEITNLCDSDSTTELTQRLQQRIQFGTAGLRGRMAAGFSCMNSLTVIQASQGLAKYIRDKHPEIAGDGVVIGHDARYNSDKFARLAANAFVALKIPVWFYGEASVTPLVPFGVTDLRAAAGVMVTASHNPAQDNGYKVYFKNGAQINTPMDTEIAQCIEENLAPWPDAWKARQPDEYLRVDAYRKVLAHYRDTVSQYTKSTITEWTPPKPFVYTPLHGVGGLVFPDLCRSMGINEFTPVAEQVKPDPEFPTVSFPNPEETGALDLAMQTADREGKSLVIAHDPDADRFAAAEKIDNSWFVFTGNQLGVLLASYLFESQDFKENTAVLNSTVSTSMLEKMTVAKGIHFQESLTGFKWMGNIARTLEASDYDVPFAFEEALGYMFPKICHDKDGITAAMIFLSAEAQWRSQGLTLYMKLQKLFEEFGYHETLNNYFRSPSPDVTAKLFRAIRNGPYRTDKKLGSFKILRWRDMTEGYDSGTQNNKPTLPVDKGSQMLTLWLDRGVHFTLRGSGTEPKVKIYIEGCGGSREEGINAVCDAFLAVLREWVEPFAPSMTYSKQLPTSSGHVFRVN; via the exons ATGTTGGCTCACGTGAGAGAGAATGCTTACTCAGCATCCCCCCGCCATACATACAGTCCAGCAAAGCAGTGCTACTTGCAAGCTATATCAATAAAAGATCTCATAATGGCTACTTCTACAGAG GATTCACTCTCTACATTGATTCAAACATGGCTAGAATGGGACCAA GATCCTAGCACTCGCACCGAAATCACAAACCTCTGTGACTCCGACTCCACAACAGAACTCACCCAGCGCCTTCAGCAGC GCATCCAATTCGGCACCGCCGGCCTCCGCGGCCGGATGGCAGCAGGCTTCTCCTGCATGAACAGTCTGACCGTAATCCAGGCATCCCAAGGTCTAGCCAAGTACATCCGAGACAAGCATCCCGAGATCGCGGGCGACGGGGTGGTTATTGGCCATGATGCGCGGTATAATTCGGACAAGTTTGCCAGGTTGGCGGCGAATGCTTTTGTTGCGCTGAAGATCCCGGTTTGGTTTTATGGGGAGGCGTCTGTTACGCCATTGGTGCCTTTTGGTGTGACGGATCTGCGGGCTGCCGCGGGGGTTATGGTTACGGCTAGCCAT AATCCGGCTCAGGATAATG GCTACAAAGT CTATTTCAAGAATGGCGCACAGATCAACACCCCAATGGATACGGAAATCGCCCAATGCATCGAAGAAAACCTAGCTCCCTGGCCCGATGCATGGAAAGCACGCCAACCAGACGAGTACCTGCGCGTCGACGCCTATCGGAAAGTGCTGGCTCACTACAGAGACACCGTCAGCCAATATACC AAATCAACCATCACCGAATGGACCCCACCAAAACCTTTCGTATACACCCCTTTGCACGGAGTAGGAGGGCTCGTGTTTCCTGACCTATGTCGTTCTATGGGTATCAACGAATTCACCCCTGTAGCTGAGCAAGTAAAGCCTGATCCGGAATTCCCTACCGTTTCTTTCCCTAACCCTGAAGAAACTGGGGCTTTGGATCTTGCCATGCAGACTGCAGATAGAGAGGGAAAGAGTCTGGTTATCGCGCATGATCCAGATGCGGATCGTTTCGCTGCTGCTGAGAAGATCGA CAACTCCTGGTTTGTATTCACGGGGAATCAACTCGGAGTCCTCCTCGCTTCATATCTTTTCGAATCCCAGGATTTCAAGGAAAACACAGCCGTCCTAAACTCCACAGTGTCCACCAGCATGCTCGAGAAAATGACGGTAGCTAAAGGCATCCATTTCCAAGAATCCCTAACAGGATTTAAATGGATGGGCAACATTGCCCGAACCCTCgaagcatcagactacgATGTTCCCTTCGCGTTCGAGGAAGCATTGGGCTATATGTTCCCGAAAATATGCCACGACAAAGACGGTATTACCGCGGCTATGATCTTCCTATCCGCGGAGGCGCAGTGGAGATCACAGGGTCTTACGCTGTATATGAAGTTGCAGAAGTTATTCGAGGAATTTGGGTACCATGAGACGCTTAATAATTACTTTAGATCCCCGAGTCCTGATGTCACGGCAAAGTTGTTCAGAGCGATCAGGAATGGTCCGTACAGGACTGACAAGAAACTGGGTTCATTCAAGATCCTGCGGTGGAGGGATATGACCGAGGGCTATGACTCCGGAACACAGAATAACAAACCAACACTCCCGGTTGACAAGGGTAGTCAGATGCTGACTTTGTGGCTGGACCGTGGTGTCCATTTCACGCTTCGGGGTTCCGGGACGGAGCCGAAGGTCAAAA TCTACATCGAAGGCTGCGGCGGTTCTCGCGAAGAGGGCATAAATGCCGTCTGCGATGCATTCCTGGCCGTGTTGAGAGAATGGGTCGAGCCATTCGCTCCGTCAATGACATACAGCAAGCAGCTTCCGACGTCGTCGGGACATGTTTTTAGGGTTAACTAA
- a CDS encoding putative MFS monosaccharide transporter (COG:C;~EggNog:ENOG410PJBY;~InterPro:IPR005828,IPR003663,IPR036259,IPR020846;~PFAM:PF00083,PF07690;~SMCOG1169:sugar transport protein;~TransMembrane:12 (i18-36o74-95i107-129o135-152i164-182o202-219i306-325o331-352i359-378o398-418i438-459o465-485i);~antiSMASH:Cluster_4.2;~go_component: GO:0016020 - membrane [Evidence IEA];~go_component: GO:0016021 - integral component of membrane [Evidence IEA];~go_function: GO:0022857 - transmembrane transporter activity [Evidence IEA];~go_process: GO:0055085 - transmembrane transport [Evidence IEA]), translating into MADLIPSWNLVHKLEKRSLLVGINCVAALSILFFGYDQGMMAGVNNSKDYIDLMGFGHTKLEDGMLTPVVTNSLLQGGIVSVYYLGTLCGALLGGWVGDRIGRIKTIAMGCGWAVLGAALQCSAMNHNWMICSRFINGVGTGILNAIVPVWATEVADHTSRGQFIAIEFTLNIFGVVLAYWLEFGLSFIDGGKSAFRWRFPIAFQLVFLLVLLTAVWFFPESPRWLVKANREQEARYILGRLRGSTGDDAIRAEAEFQDIQSIVEMENTVGHNYSYLGMLFDYKPGKLHLGRRVQLVAWLQIMQEWVGIAGVTVYAPTIFSIAGFDTMKSQWISGLNNVFYMFATLVCVFTLDRIGRRWTLWWGAAGQAIAMFLAGGFSRLGIDARAAGEAAKADSYGAAAASFVFIFTAIFGATWLIGPWIYQAEVFPLAVRARGNAWGVVGWSIGNGWLTLLCPIMFDSIGEKTFYVFAACNVISIPMVWALYPESNQRTLEDMDLLFASDSWWVWEAEKTFARLKEENPGYMQTVAWKNSEADAEAGRIKDAENVASVEHRS; encoded by the exons ATGGCCGACCTCATCCCATCATGGAATCTCGTCCACAAACTCGAGAAGCGCAGTCTTCTCGTCGGCATAAACTGCGTCGCAGCGCTTTCgatcctcttcttcggctaTGACCAAGGAATGATGGCCGGTGTCAACAACTCCAAAGACTATATCGACCTAATGGGCTTCGGGCATACGAAATTGGAAGATGGCATGCTCACGCCAGTCGTGACCAACAGTCTTTTACAAGGTGGGATTGTATCGGTTTATTACCTTGGTACACTGTGTGGTGCGTTGCTGGGTGGTTGGGTTGGTGATCGGATTGGGAGAATCAAGACTATTGCTATGGGTTGTGGGTGGGCGGTTCTGGGCGCTGCTCTGCAGTGTTCGGCTATGAATCATAATTGGATGATTTGCT CGCGTTTTATTAATGGTGTCGGCACTGGTATTCTGAACGCCATCGTCCCCGTCTGGGCTACAGAAGTCGCGGATCATACCTCCCGTGGACAGTTCATTGCCATTGAATTCACCCTCAACATCTTCGGCGTCGTCCTCGCATACTGGTTGGAATT CGGTCTATCCTTCATCGACGGCGGCAAATCCGCCTTCCGCTGGCGATTCCCCATCGCATTCCAactcgtcttcctcctcgttcTCCTCACCGCCGTCTGGTTTTTCCCTGAATCCCCCCGCTGGCTCGTCAAAGCAAACCGTGAACAAGAAGCACGGTACATCCTCGGCCGTCTGCGTGGAAGCACTGGCGACGATGCGATCCGCGCTGAAGCCGAGTTTCAGGATATTCAGAGTATCGTTGAGATGGAGAACACGGTTGGACATAACTACTCGTATCTGGGGATGTTGTTTGACTATAAGCCCGGGAAGTTGCATCTTGGACGGCGTGTGCAGTTGGTGGCTTGGTTGCAGATTATGCAGGAGTGGGTTGGGATTGCAGGTGTTACAGTTT ATGCGCCAACAATCTTCAGCATTGCCGGGTTTGATACAATGAAGAGCCAATGGATCAGTGGTCTCAACAACGTTTTCTACATG TTCGCAACACTCGTCTGCGTCTTCACTCTCGATCGAATCGGCCGTCGCTGGACATTATGGTGGGGAGCCGCCGGCCAAGCAATTGCCATGTTCCTCGCGGGAGGTTTCTCTCGTCTCGGTATCGATGCTCGCGCAGCAGGAGAAGCCGCTAAAGCAGACTCCTACGGAGCCGCGGCTGCTTCAttcgtgttcattttcacAGCCATTTTCGGCGCCACCTGGCTTATCGGACCGTGGATTTACCAAGCTGAAGTCTTCCCCTTGGCCGTTCGAGCTCGTGGTAATGCTTGGGGTGTTGTAGGATGGAGTATCGGTAACGGATGGCTG ACCCTCCTCTGCCCCATAATGTTCGACTCCATCGGCGAGAAGACGTTCTATGTTTTCGCCGCTTGCAACGTCATCAGTATCCCCATGGTCTGGGCCCTGTATCCAGAAAGTAACCAGCGGACTCTAGAAGATATGGATCTGCTGTTCGCGTCGGATTCATGGTGGGTGTGGGAAGCGGAGAAGACGTTTGCGCGTCTTAAGGAGGAGAACCCGGGGTACATGCAGACTGTCGCGTGGAAGAACAGTGAGGCAGATGCCGAGGCTGGACGTATTAAGGATGCAGAAAATGTGGCGAGTGTTGAGCATCGGTCGTGA